In a genomic window of Streptomyces noursei ATCC 11455:
- a CDS encoding type A2 lanthipeptide: MNNAQVQTQEISDADLDNVSGGLVGGVLSTVTTTVGSVAPVGGVLATATGLVQQTTGLDVNGIVGGATAGL; the protein is encoded by the coding sequence ATGAACAACGCCCAGGTGCAGACCCAGGAAATCTCCGACGCCGACCTGGACAACGTGTCCGGTGGCCTCGTCGGCGGCGTGCTGAGCACCGTCACCACCACCGTGGGCTCGGTCGCCCCGGTCGGCGGCGTCCTCGCCACCGCCACCGGCCTGGTCCAGCAGACCACCGGCCTCGACGTCAACGGCATCGTGGGCGGCGCGACCGCCGGTCTCTGA
- a CDS encoding glycine C-acetyltransferase: protein MFDAVRDDLRTALDEIRAAGLHKPERVIGTPQSATVTVTAMGSPLLERSRELGEGRPGEVLNFCANNYLGLADHPEVIAAAHGALDRWGYGLASVRFICGTQEVHKELEKRISGFLGQEDTILYSSCFDANGGVFETLLGPEDAVISDALNHASIIDGIRLSKARRLRYANRDMDDLERQLKDAEGARRTLIVTDGVFSMDGYLAPLREICDLADRYGAMVMVDDSHAVGFVGPGGRGTPELCGVMDRVDIITGTLGKALGGASGGYVAARAEIVALLRQRSRPYLFSNSLAPVIAAASLKVLDLLESAGDLRERLNANTALFRSRMTEEGFAILPGEHPIAPVMIGDAAEAARMAELLLERGVYVIGFSYPVVPKGEARIRVQLSAAHSTEDVHRAVDAFVAARAALAG, encoded by the coding sequence ATGTTCGACGCCGTACGCGACGATCTGCGCACCGCCCTCGACGAGATCCGCGCCGCCGGACTGCACAAGCCCGAGCGGGTCATCGGCACCCCGCAGTCCGCCACCGTCACGGTCACCGCAATGGGGTCTCCCCTGCTCGAGCGAAGCCGAGAGCTTGGGGAAGGCCGCCCCGGCGAGGTCCTCAACTTCTGCGCCAACAACTACCTGGGCCTGGCCGACCACCCCGAGGTCATCGCCGCCGCCCACGGTGCCCTGGACCGCTGGGGCTACGGCCTGGCCTCGGTCCGCTTCATCTGCGGCACCCAGGAGGTGCACAAGGAGCTGGAGAAGCGGATCTCCGGCTTCCTCGGCCAGGAGGACACCATCCTCTACTCCTCCTGCTTCGACGCCAACGGCGGTGTCTTCGAGACCCTGCTCGGCCCGGAGGACGCGGTCATCTCCGACGCCCTCAACCACGCCTCCATCATCGACGGCATCCGGCTCTCCAAGGCCCGCCGGCTGCGTTACGCCAACCGCGACATGGACGACCTGGAGCGGCAGTTGAAGGACGCCGAGGGCGCCCGGCGCACCCTCATCGTCACCGACGGCGTGTTCTCGATGGACGGCTACCTCGCGCCGCTGCGGGAGATCTGCGACCTGGCCGACCGCTACGGCGCGATGGTCATGGTCGACGACTCGCACGCGGTCGGCTTCGTCGGCCCCGGCGGTCGCGGCACCCCGGAGCTGTGCGGCGTGATGGACCGCGTCGACATCATCACCGGCACCCTCGGCAAGGCGCTGGGCGGCGCCTCCGGCGGCTATGTCGCGGCGCGCGCCGAGATCGTCGCCCTGCTCCGCCAGCGCTCCCGCCCCTACCTCTTCTCCAACTCGCTCGCGCCGGTGATCGCGGCCGCCTCGCTGAAGGTGCTCGACCTCCTGGAGTCCGCCGGTGACCTGCGCGAACGCCTCAACGCCAACACCGCGCTGTTCCGCTCCCGGATGACCGAGGAGGGCTTTGCGATCCTGCCCGGCGAGCACCCGATCGCGCCGGTGATGATCGGTGACGCGGCCGAGGCGGCCAGGATGGCCGAGCTGCTGCTGGAGCGCGGGGTGTACGTCATCGGCTTCTCGTACCCGGTGGTCCCCAAGGGGGAGGCCCGGATCCGCGTCCAGCTGTCCGCGGCCCACTCCACCGAGGACGTGCACCGCGCGGTGGACGCCTTCGTGGCCGCCCGCGCCGCCCTGGCGGGGTGA
- a CDS encoding PHP domain-containing protein: protein MDPVAALERIAFLLERQGALTYRVQAFRTAASVLDGLTAEELRERAGNGTLGRLKGLGPKTTRVVEEALAGRQPAYLTRLTEEAGGPLVEGERGLALRRALRGDCHLHSDWSDGGSPVEAMARAARDLGHDWCALTDHSPRLTIAHGLTAERLRRQLDVVAEVNARLAPFRLLTGIECDILDDGSLDQEPELLDRLDVVVASVHSTLRMDRRPMTRRMLAAVGSPLVDVLGHCTGRQLTGRLRPESAFDAAEIFAACAEHRTAVEINCRPDRFDPPRRLLRQALDAGTLFAVDSDAHAPGQLDWQIYGCARAEECGVPADRIITTWTARQLTTWTRTGRTPHRAGG from the coding sequence GTGGATCCCGTGGCGGCGCTGGAGCGGATCGCGTTCCTGCTGGAGCGGCAGGGGGCGCTGACGTACCGGGTGCAGGCGTTCCGCACGGCGGCGTCGGTGCTCGACGGACTGACCGCGGAGGAACTGCGCGAGCGGGCCGGGAACGGGACGCTGGGGCGACTGAAGGGGCTCGGCCCCAAGACGACCCGGGTCGTCGAGGAGGCACTGGCCGGTAGGCAACCCGCCTATCTGACGCGGCTGACGGAGGAGGCGGGCGGCCCGCTGGTCGAGGGGGAACGGGGACTGGCGCTGCGGCGGGCCCTGCGCGGCGACTGCCATCTGCACTCGGACTGGTCGGACGGCGGCAGCCCCGTCGAGGCGATGGCCAGGGCCGCCCGCGACCTCGGCCACGACTGGTGCGCGCTGACCGACCACTCCCCCCGGCTCACCATCGCCCACGGGCTGACCGCCGAGCGGTTGCGGCGGCAGCTGGACGTGGTCGCCGAGGTCAACGCGCGCCTGGCGCCGTTCCGACTGCTGACCGGGATCGAGTGCGACATCCTCGACGACGGCTCGCTGGACCAGGAGCCGGAGCTGCTGGACCGGCTCGACGTCGTGGTCGCCTCGGTCCACTCCACACTGCGGATGGACCGGCGACCGATGACCCGGCGGATGCTGGCCGCGGTCGGCAGTCCGCTGGTGGACGTGCTCGGCCACTGCACCGGCCGGCAGCTCACCGGCCGGCTCCGCCCGGAGTCGGCGTTCGACGCCGCGGAGATCTTCGCGGCCTGCGCCGAGCACCGCACCGCGGTGGAGATCAACTGCCGCCCGGACCGCTTCGACCCGCCGCGCCGCCTGCTGCGGCAGGCCCTGGACGCCGGCACCCTCTTCGCGGTGGACAGCGACGCGCACGCGCCCGGCCAGCTGGACTGGCAGATCTACGGCTGCGCCCGCGCCGAGGAGTGCGGCGTCCCCGCCGACCGGATCATCACCACCTGGACGGCCCGCCAGCTGACGACCTGGACGCGGACCGGCCGCACCCCGCACAGGGCCGGCGGCTGA
- a CDS encoding NHLP family bacteriocin export ABC transporter peptidase/permease/ATPase subunit, with translation MTAPDAAAAPPQHLPPAGRGRHRPEGAPPTRRRRPPAAAPKAKKSVRTPTVLQMEAVECGAASLAMVLAHYGRHVPLEELRIACGVSRDGSRASNLLKAARSYGLSAKGMQMEPAALAEVQAPAILFWEFNHYVVYDGMGRRLGRRGVHINDPDKGRRFVPTEDFDTSFTGVALVFEPTEAFRKGGRRPSVRSALPARLRGTAGTLLAALLASLLLVGVGAALPALSRTYIDMFLIGNQTSLLGPLFAAMSAMVVLTAVLTGLQQANLLRGRIISSTLSSARFLRHLLRLPVTFFSQRSPADLVQRLQSNDAVAETLARDLAAAAVDGVVVVLYAVLLWTYDPQLTVIGVLIALLNVVAMRIVVRLRATHTQKLRADTARLTNTSYTGLQLIETMKATGGENGYFRRWAGQHATTLEEQQRLGVPSAWLAVVAPTLATLNSALILWIGGLRAVEGHISIGLLVAFQALVTRFTAPITRLNGVAGRIQDFAADVARLKDVESFPADAHYSRPDADAGTRRLKGHITLDGVTFGYSPLDAPLLTGFSLAVGPGRQVALVGGSGSGKSTVSRLISGLYTPWEGTIRIDGQRLADIPRSALAASVSFVDQDVFLFEGTVRDNVALWDPSIPDDAVIAALQDAALYDDVIARRPDGIHSRVEQDGRNFSGGQRQRLEIARALVRRPSILVLDEVTSALDAGTEAVIMDNLRRRGCACVIIAHRLSTVRDSDEIVVLDHGTVVERGRHEELVAAGGAYAELVKEH, from the coding sequence GTGACCGCACCCGACGCCGCCGCGGCACCCCCGCAGCACCTCCCGCCCGCCGGCCGCGGACGGCACCGCCCCGAGGGCGCGCCGCCCACCCGCCGCCGCAGGCCGCCGGCCGCCGCCCCCAAGGCGAAGAAGTCCGTGCGCACCCCCACCGTGCTCCAGATGGAAGCGGTGGAGTGCGGCGCCGCCTCCCTGGCGATGGTGCTCGCCCACTACGGACGCCATGTGCCGCTGGAGGAACTGCGGATCGCCTGCGGCGTCTCCCGCGACGGCTCCCGGGCCAGCAACCTCCTCAAGGCCGCCCGCAGTTACGGCCTGTCGGCCAAGGGCATGCAGATGGAGCCGGCCGCCCTCGCCGAGGTCCAGGCACCGGCCATCCTCTTCTGGGAGTTCAACCACTACGTCGTCTACGACGGCATGGGCCGCCGCCTCGGCCGCCGGGGCGTCCACATCAACGACCCCGACAAGGGCCGCCGCTTCGTGCCGACGGAGGACTTCGACACCAGCTTCACCGGCGTCGCCCTGGTCTTCGAGCCCACCGAGGCGTTCCGCAAGGGCGGCCGCCGGCCCAGCGTGCGGAGCGCCCTGCCGGCCCGGCTGCGCGGCACCGCCGGCACCCTGCTGGCGGCGCTGCTCGCCAGCCTGCTGCTGGTCGGCGTCGGCGCCGCGCTGCCCGCGCTCAGCCGCACCTACATCGACATGTTCCTGATCGGCAACCAGACCTCGCTGCTGGGGCCGCTGTTCGCCGCGATGAGCGCGATGGTGGTGCTCACCGCCGTCCTGACCGGCCTCCAGCAGGCCAACCTGCTCCGCGGCCGGATCATCTCCTCCACCCTCAGCAGCGCCCGCTTCCTGCGCCATCTGCTGCGGCTGCCGGTCACCTTCTTCTCCCAGCGCTCGCCCGCCGACCTCGTCCAGCGCCTGCAGTCCAACGACGCGGTCGCCGAGACCCTCGCCCGCGACCTGGCCGCGGCCGCCGTCGACGGCGTCGTGGTCGTCCTCTACGCGGTGCTGCTGTGGACCTACGACCCCCAGCTCACCGTCATCGGCGTGCTGATCGCGCTGCTCAACGTCGTCGCCATGCGGATCGTGGTCCGGCTGCGCGCCACCCACACCCAGAAGCTGCGCGCCGACACCGCCCGCCTGACCAACACCTCCTACACCGGCCTCCAACTCATCGAGACCATGAAGGCCACCGGCGGCGAGAACGGCTACTTCCGCCGCTGGGCCGGCCAGCACGCCACCACGCTGGAGGAGCAGCAGCGGCTCGGCGTCCCCAGCGCCTGGCTGGCGGTCGTCGCGCCCACCCTCGCCACCCTCAACAGCGCACTGATCCTGTGGATCGGCGGCCTGCGCGCCGTCGAGGGCCACATCTCCATCGGCCTGCTGGTCGCCTTCCAGGCCCTGGTGACCCGCTTCACCGCACCGATCACCCGGCTCAACGGCGTCGCCGGCCGCATACAGGACTTCGCCGCCGACGTGGCCCGCCTCAAGGACGTCGAGAGCTTCCCCGCCGACGCCCACTACTCCCGCCCGGACGCGGACGCCGGCACCCGCCGCCTCAAAGGCCACATCACCCTCGACGGCGTCACCTTCGGCTACAGCCCGCTCGACGCCCCGCTGCTGACCGGCTTCTCCCTGGCCGTCGGCCCCGGCCGCCAGGTCGCCCTGGTCGGCGGCTCGGGCAGCGGCAAGTCCACCGTCTCCCGGCTGATCTCCGGCCTCTACACCCCCTGGGAGGGCACGATCCGGATCGACGGACAGCGCCTCGCGGACATCCCGCGCAGCGCGCTGGCCGCCTCGGTCTCCTTCGTCGACCAGGACGTCTTCCTCTTCGAGGGCACCGTACGGGACAACGTCGCGCTGTGGGACCCCTCCATCCCGGACGACGCGGTGATCGCCGCCCTCCAGGACGCCGCCCTCTACGACGACGTCATCGCCCGCCGCCCCGACGGCATCCACAGCCGCGTCGAACAGGACGGCCGCAACTTCTCCGGCGGCCAGCGGCAGCGCCTGGAGATCGCCCGGGCGCTGGTCCGGCGCCCCAGCATCCTCGTCCTCGACGAGGTCACCAGCGCCCTCGACGCCGGGACCGAGGCGGTCATCATGGACAACCTGCGGCGCCGCGGCTGCGCCTGCGTCATCATCGCCCACCGGCTGAGCACCGTCCGCGACAGCGACGAGATCGTGGTGCTCGACCACGGCACGGTCGTCGAACGCGGCCGGCACGAGGAACTGGTCGCCGCCGGGGGCGCCTACGCCGAGCTGGTCAAGGAGCACTGA
- a CDS encoding ABC transporter substrate-binding protein, which translates to MPPSDDPVAKARYELTRRQEVAQDARLRLPEPPLWARRAVSVAAVCCATAALLGAGGLLWGEESAYRRAHCGLSRFQDDADTLRTVETGECIGVSRHGFTFHSPDAELNKTLHTIADQNARADQIHQASPERPFVTLVHLSALLSSTGKSTAQLAYGREALQGAAGAQSRQLRTTGSTEPILRIFPANAGSGMRFGTQVVQILEELQGKDPSIVGVTGLDQSREATNRTIRKLTEAGLPMVATTLSADSLVRQSPMYFQVSPQNSREAEVAAAYADHLVGGRTRPTRQVRVIASADPTDTYSRTLGDDVAKQFRARGFTVERTAFSPPPPPGGEPSSDAPGAGSVGQRSCSYPGLVFYAGRAEDFETFLGGINESCNSAPPAVFGGDDVARLAADPVRRAQYPGIPYDFLDFTLGSARCDDASGLYAEMSRLFPEECAKVPNSSLDGHAALGFDAVKLYVDAVRQLREDAAGMPLTPPAVWHAISGVHGDEALDGESGIIGFGGEVDRQVPLDKLLSVQHIDGVGKPTQVGYCGRLGGRAQSSWCPALTPEKGR; encoded by the coding sequence ATGCCGCCCTCCGACGACCCGGTGGCCAAGGCACGATACGAACTGACGCGACGTCAAGAAGTCGCCCAGGACGCCCGGTTGCGCCTCCCCGAGCCGCCACTGTGGGCGCGCCGGGCGGTCTCCGTCGCGGCCGTGTGCTGCGCGACCGCGGCGCTGCTGGGGGCCGGCGGGCTGCTCTGGGGCGAGGAGAGCGCCTACCGCCGGGCGCACTGCGGGCTGAGCCGCTTCCAGGACGACGCCGACACCCTGCGCACCGTGGAGACCGGCGAGTGCATCGGGGTCTCCCGGCACGGCTTCACCTTCCACTCCCCCGACGCCGAGCTGAACAAGACCCTGCACACCATCGCCGACCAGAACGCCCGCGCCGACCAGATCCACCAGGCGTCCCCGGAGCGTCCGTTCGTGACCCTCGTCCACCTCTCCGCGCTGCTCAGCAGCACCGGCAAGTCCACCGCCCAGCTCGCCTACGGCCGGGAGGCGCTCCAGGGGGCGGCCGGCGCCCAGTCCCGACAGCTGCGCACCACCGGCAGCACCGAGCCGATCCTGCGGATATTCCCCGCCAACGCCGGGTCCGGTATGCGCTTCGGCACCCAAGTCGTCCAGATCCTGGAGGAGTTGCAGGGCAAGGACCCCTCCATCGTCGGCGTCACCGGCCTCGACCAGAGCCGCGAGGCCACCAACCGGACGATCCGCAAGCTGACCGAGGCGGGGCTGCCGATGGTCGCCACCACCCTCTCCGCGGACTCCCTGGTCCGACAGTCGCCGATGTACTTCCAGGTGTCGCCGCAGAACAGCCGGGAGGCGGAGGTCGCCGCCGCCTACGCCGACCACCTCGTCGGCGGCCGGACCAGGCCCACCCGCCAGGTCCGGGTGATCGCCTCCGCCGACCCCACCGACACCTACAGCAGGACCCTCGGCGACGACGTCGCCAAGCAGTTCCGGGCCCGCGGCTTCACGGTCGAGCGGACCGCCTTCAGCCCCCCGCCTCCCCCGGGCGGCGAGCCGTCCTCGGACGCGCCCGGTGCCGGCTCGGTCGGCCAGCGCAGCTGCTCCTACCCGGGGCTGGTCTTCTACGCCGGCCGCGCCGAGGACTTCGAGACCTTCCTCGGCGGGATCAACGAGTCCTGCAACTCCGCCCCGCCGGCCGTCTTCGGCGGCGACGACGTGGCACGGCTGGCCGCCGACCCGGTCCGCCGTGCGCAGTACCCCGGAATCCCCTACGACTTCCTGGACTTCACCCTCGGTTCGGCGCGCTGCGACGACGCAAGCGGGCTGTACGCGGAGATGTCCCGGCTCTTCCCCGAGGAGTGCGCCAAGGTCCCCAACTCGTCCCTCGACGGACATGCCGCGCTCGGCTTCGACGCGGTGAAGCTGTACGTCGACGCGGTCAGGCAACTGCGCGAGGACGCCGCGGGGATGCCGCTGACGCCGCCCGCGGTGTGGCACGCGATCAGCGGGGTGCACGGGGACGAGGCGCTCGACGGGGAGAGCGGGATCATCGGCTTCGGCGGCGAGGTGGACCGTCAGGTCCCGCTGGACAAGCTGCTGTCGGTGCAGCACATCGACGGCGTCGGCAAGCCCACCCAGGTCGGCTACTGCGGCCGGCTCGGCGGCCGCGCCCAGTCGTCGTGGTGTCCGGCGCTGACGCCGGAAAAGGGTCGATGA
- a CDS encoding HlyD family efflux transporter periplasmic adaptor subunit: MQFRQQALSKLQSPEELDLPVRFARPQGWLVLTVTVLVMIAATVWAVTGTVSATLTAPGILTHGRGSYVLQSPVAGQVTAVLAEEGQPVAAGAPLARIRTVQGTTTVVRALAAGRLTSLVATIGAVVTTGADLAAVERTNGPHDPLTATLYVPATSAATLPAGAAVDLTVASAPTQRYGVLRGHVAAIGRTAQSRQRISAFLGSSQLGEQFSRAGQPVAVLVRLDTASTATGYAWSTSDGPPFALDSMTQATAAVHLAAQHPIDWLLS, encoded by the coding sequence GTGCAGTTCCGCCAACAGGCCCTTTCCAAGCTGCAATCGCCCGAGGAGCTCGACCTGCCGGTGCGCTTCGCCCGCCCCCAGGGCTGGCTGGTGCTGACCGTCACCGTCCTCGTCATGATCGCCGCGACCGTCTGGGCGGTCACCGGCACGGTCTCCGCCACCCTCACCGCCCCCGGCATCCTCACCCACGGCCGCGGCAGCTACGTCTTGCAGAGCCCGGTCGCCGGACAGGTCACCGCGGTCCTCGCCGAGGAGGGCCAACCGGTCGCCGCCGGCGCCCCGTTGGCGCGAATACGGACCGTGCAGGGCACCACCACCGTCGTCCGCGCGCTCGCCGCCGGCCGGCTGACCAGCCTGGTCGCCACCATCGGCGCGGTCGTCACCACCGGCGCCGACCTCGCCGCCGTGGAGCGGACCAACGGCCCCCACGACCCCCTGACGGCCACCCTCTACGTCCCGGCCACGAGTGCCGCCACCCTCCCCGCCGGCGCCGCCGTGGACCTCACCGTCGCCTCCGCCCCCACCCAGCGGTACGGCGTGCTGCGCGGCCATGTCGCGGCCATCGGCCGCACCGCCCAGAGCCGCCAGCGGATCTCCGCGTTCCTCGGCAGCAGCCAACTCGGCGAGCAGTTCTCCCGCGCCGGCCAGCCGGTCGCGGTGCTGGTCCGGCTCGACACCGCGTCCACCGCCACCGGCTATGCCTGGTCCACTTCCGACGGCCCGCCGTTCGCCCTGGACTCGATGACCCAGGCCACCGCCGCCGTCCACCTGGCCGCGCAGCACCCGATCGATTGGCTGCTCTCGTGA
- a CDS encoding LysR family transcriptional regulator → MIEARRLHILRALADHRTVTAAAAALYLTPSAVSQQLAALEQETGHRLVERGARGVRLTAAGDILLGHANAVLAQLERAEAELAAYDKGEAGTVTVAAFATGIALVLAPALAELAGSAPGIRVRVQDAEGDASLLMVLDRQVDVAVAVEYRGAPDADDPRLTRVPLYAEPFDAVLPPGHPLAGAAAVPLAGLAKDPWIGPYSGNPCHDVVVLACEYAGFRPRLTHSSDDFRAVVALASAGVGVALVPRSALRGMDLGGVVVRPVDGAPPTRRVFAAVRRGAEDHPLFRPVLAALRTAASAQG, encoded by the coding sequence ATGATCGAAGCCCGTCGGCTGCACATCCTGCGTGCGCTGGCCGACCATCGCACGGTGACGGCGGCGGCCGCCGCGCTCTACCTCACGCCCTCGGCGGTCTCCCAGCAACTGGCCGCCCTGGAGCAGGAGACCGGCCATCGCCTCGTCGAGCGCGGCGCCCGCGGCGTCCGACTGACCGCCGCGGGCGACATCCTGCTCGGTCACGCCAACGCCGTGCTGGCCCAGCTGGAGCGCGCCGAGGCGGAGCTGGCGGCGTACGACAAGGGGGAGGCCGGCACGGTGACCGTCGCGGCGTTCGCGACCGGCATCGCGCTGGTGCTCGCCCCGGCCCTGGCCGAACTCGCCGGTTCCGCACCCGGCATCCGGGTCCGGGTCCAGGACGCGGAGGGCGACGCCAGCCTGCTGATGGTGCTGGACCGGCAGGTCGACGTGGCGGTGGCCGTCGAGTACCGGGGCGCGCCGGACGCGGACGACCCCCGGCTGACCCGGGTCCCGCTCTACGCCGAGCCGTTCGACGCGGTGCTGCCGCCCGGGCATCCACTGGCCGGGGCAGCGGCGGTGCCGCTGGCCGGGCTCGCCAAGGACCCCTGGATCGGGCCCTATTCCGGCAATCCCTGCCATGACGTGGTCGTGCTGGCCTGTGAGTACGCCGGCTTCCGGCCGCGCCTGACGCACTCCTCGGACGACTTCCGGGCGGTGGTGGCGCTGGCCTCGGCGGGCGTGGGGGTGGCCCTGGTGCCGCGCTCGGCGCTGCGCGGGATGGACCTGGGGGGCGTGGTGGTGCGACCGGTCGACGGCGCCCCGCCCACCCGCCGGGTCTTCGCCGCGGTCCGCCGCGGCGCGGAGGACCATCCGCTGTTCCGCCCGGTGTTGGCGGCGCTGCGCACGGCGGCGTCCGCGCAGGGCTGA
- the tdh gene encoding L-threonine 3-dehydrogenase has translation MKALVKQNAEPGLWLTDVPEPTIGPGDVLIKVLRTGICGTDLHIRAWDGWAQQAVRTPLTVGHEFVGEVVETGRDVADIKPGDLVSGEGHLVCGSCRNCQAGRRHLCRATVGLGVGRDGAFAEYVALPATNVWVHRVPVDLDIAAVFDPFGNAVHTALSFPLVGEDVLITGAGPIGIMAAAVARHAGARHVVITDVSEQRLELARKVGVSLALNVAHTSIEAGQRELGLREGFDVGLEMSGRPEAMRDMIGNMTHGGRIAVLGLAAEEFPVDWSRIVTSMITIKGIYGREMFETWYAMSVLLEGGLDLAPVITGRYPYQEFETAFADAASGQGGKVILDWSA, from the coding sequence GTGAAGGCACTGGTCAAGCAGAACGCGGAACCGGGACTCTGGCTGACGGACGTGCCGGAGCCGACCATCGGCCCCGGCGATGTGCTGATCAAGGTGCTGCGCACCGGCATCTGCGGCACCGACCTGCACATCCGGGCCTGGGACGGCTGGGCGCAGCAGGCCGTGCGGACCCCGCTGACCGTCGGCCACGAGTTCGTCGGGGAGGTCGTCGAGACCGGCCGGGACGTGGCCGACATCAAGCCCGGCGACCTGGTCAGCGGCGAGGGCCACCTGGTCTGCGGCAGCTGCCGCAACTGCCAGGCCGGCCGCCGCCACCTGTGCCGCGCCACCGTCGGCCTGGGCGTCGGCCGGGACGGCGCCTTCGCCGAGTACGTCGCGCTGCCCGCCACCAACGTGTGGGTGCACCGGGTCCCGGTCGACCTCGACATCGCCGCGGTCTTCGATCCGTTCGGCAACGCCGTGCACACCGCGCTCTCCTTCCCGCTGGTCGGCGAGGACGTTCTGATCACCGGCGCCGGACCGATCGGCATCATGGCGGCGGCGGTCGCCCGGCACGCCGGCGCCCGCCATGTGGTGATCACCGACGTCAGCGAGCAGCGCCTGGAGCTGGCCCGCAAGGTCGGCGTCAGCCTCGCGCTCAACGTCGCCCACACCTCGATCGAGGCCGGCCAGCGTGAACTGGGCCTGCGCGAGGGCTTCGACGTCGGCCTGGAGATGTCCGGCCGGCCCGAGGCCATGCGCGACATGATCGGCAACATGACGCACGGCGGCCGGATCGCCGTGCTGGGCCTGGCCGCCGAGGAGTTCCCGGTCGACTGGTCCCGGATCGTCACCTCCATGATCACGATCAAGGGCATCTACGGCCGGGAGATGTTCGAGACCTGGTACGCGATGTCGGTGCTGCTGGAAGGCGGCCTCGACCTCGCCCCCGTGATCACCGGCCGCTACCCGTACCAGGAGTTCGAGACCGCCTTCGCCGACGCGGCCAGCGGCCAGGGCGGCAAGGTCATCCTCGACTGGAGCGCCTGA